In Anseongella ginsenosidimutans, one genomic interval encodes:
- a CDS encoding acetylxylan esterase, whose product MKTLNLLLITMTTISGNLYGQEPLYDESKVPSYHLPALLESENGKAVKNVKQWENKRRPEILALFSEQVHGKTPAGKIPVIFQLQSMEERALDGTATRKQVRIFFGRDSSRHMDLLLYLPSNAKKPAPVFLGLNFTGNQTIHTDPGILISTRQTNNGNNPGYKDGYATEESRGLRVRRWPVEEILSRGYGVATIYYGDIQPDRPDSFREGVHSLFFKPGQEKPGPGEWGAVGAWAWGLSRALDYLVQDPGVNPDQVAVLGHSRLGKASLWAGAQDPRFAIVISNDSGEGGAAITRRKYGETIKDINTRFPHWFSDNYKQYNNKENELPVDYHQLIALIAPRPVYVASASDDQWADPKGEYLSLVHAGPVYELYGLEPLKAPEPPGLEKPVSTESMGYHLRKGKHDILLYDWSNYMDFADKVFGK is encoded by the coding sequence ATGAAAACCCTGAACCTCCTCTTAATCACCATGACAACCATCTCCGGCAACCTTTACGGGCAGGAGCCTCTTTACGATGAAAGCAAGGTTCCTTCATATCATTTACCAGCGCTCCTCGAAAGCGAAAACGGCAAAGCCGTAAAAAACGTAAAACAATGGGAAAACAAACGCCGGCCCGAGATCCTGGCCCTTTTCAGCGAACAGGTCCATGGAAAAACGCCGGCAGGAAAAATTCCTGTGATATTCCAGCTGCAGTCCATGGAAGAGCGGGCGCTGGACGGGACAGCCACGCGTAAACAGGTACGTATTTTTTTCGGGAGGGACAGCTCCAGGCACATGGACCTCCTGCTATACCTTCCCAGTAATGCAAAAAAACCGGCGCCTGTATTCCTGGGATTAAATTTCACAGGAAACCAGACCATTCATACCGATCCGGGCATCTTAATTTCCACCCGGCAAACTAACAATGGCAATAATCCCGGCTATAAGGATGGCTATGCCACAGAAGAAAGCCGGGGCCTGCGCGTGCGGCGCTGGCCGGTGGAAGAGATACTTTCCCGGGGCTATGGGGTTGCCACCATCTATTACGGTGACATTCAGCCCGACCGTCCGGATAGTTTTCGCGAAGGAGTACACAGCCTTTTCTTTAAGCCAGGGCAGGAAAAGCCGGGTCCCGGCGAGTGGGGCGCTGTAGGCGCATGGGCATGGGGCCTGAGCCGCGCCCTTGATTACCTGGTACAGGATCCCGGTGTAAACCCGGACCAGGTAGCCGTGCTTGGCCATTCCAGGCTGGGAAAAGCTTCCCTGTGGGCCGGCGCGCAGGATCCGCGCTTTGCCATCGTGATCTCCAACGACTCAGGTGAAGGCGGCGCTGCCATCACCCGGAGAAAATACGGCGAAACCATTAAGGACATCAATACCCGTTTCCCACACTGGTTCAGCGATAATTACAAACAATACAACAACAAAGAAAACGAACTCCCGGTAGACTACCACCAGTTAATAGCCCTGATTGCTCCCCGCCCCGTCTACGTGGCCAGCGCATCCGATGACCAGTGGGCCGACCCGAAAGGCGAATACCTTTCCCTCGTTCATGCCGGGCCGGTGTATGAACTCTACGGCCTGGAACCTCTTAAAGCTCCGGAACCTCCCGGCCTTGAAAAACCGGTTAGTACGGAAAGCATGGGCTATCACCTGCGGAAGGGGAAGCATGACATCCTGCTGTACGACTGGTCCAATTACATGGATTTCGCCGACAAAGTTTTCGGCAAATAA
- a CDS encoding ThuA domain-containing protein, whose translation MNRYSVVCIVIAAIAFAGCGQQKRDGEPRILVFSKTAGFRHSSIETGAKAIMKMGEEKGFTVDTTENSAVFNDDSLKKYSAIIFLNTTGDILDASQEASFERYIQAGGGFFGVHSATDTEYDWKWYGKLVGAYFLSHPQIQDARLVRHATPDFPELDSLPQEWKHSDEWYNFREVPSHVNVLVNIDEASYEGGSNGENHPMVWYHEYDGGRAFFMGMGHREESYALPAIQKLLYSGIQYAIGDNRELDYSRARTLLPPDEDRFSKVVLGRGLDEPTELTILPDNNILIAERKGGLKYYDAQSKTLKEIARLEVYHHTDVPNVNVEMGFMGIQADPDYENNHWVYAYYSPLEGPSVDRLSRFKFQDGKWDMESEQVILDVATTRDICCHTGGSIAFDAQGNLYLSTGDNSTPFDEPAVDGKKPPYNSHGFAPLDDRPGLEQYDGRRAPGNSNDLRGKVLRIKVQEDGSYTIPEGNLFEPGNEKARPEIYVMGNRNPYRISVDQKTGFLYWGEVGPDARGDSLATRGPRGYDEVNQARAAGNFGWPYFIADNQAYWQYDYSTGESQFQFNPEHPVNNSRNNTGLKELPPAQPAFIWYPYDESKHFPIVGSGGRTAMAGPVYYPESYPEATRLPEYYKGKLFIYEWIRNWIMVVTMDEQGDLMRIEPFMEGTKFFSINDMEIGPDGRIYFVEYGTGWFTQNENSSLSVIEYNGGNRPPVAELSIENTSGQTPLTVSLDAGESSDPDGDALQYTWIINEKEVTTTSEPEWTTELKEPGQYSLSVKISDGKGETAASQPYTVVAGNNRPEVSIRFEGNSQYYFKNKPVRYSVSVTDAEDGSLGEKSIDAGQVLVQKDYLTSPDKAATTLGHQQFANPALEAQAVMSNLDCAACHKTDEVSVGPSFMQVSQKYKGQDNAVDYLAGKIISGGSGVWGEVSMPAHPTLASKDAKTIATWIKSLSGEKTGPASLPAQGSFVPSNEFKLTDQGMVALFASYTDKSASGSLALTGNSTVYLRSPFLPAPDAATLEGLTKGEHEGKSFALVGGNTGSLAYEKVDLTGVAKVRIHYAVLGENKEGWTIRLEAGNAGTIAEGVIGRGETPMKPQSTVLTIKESGMIENLRVSIQNNQGEVVQLALSGFEWMPE comes from the coding sequence ATGAACAGGTACAGCGTCGTCTGTATCGTTATTGCCGCTATTGCATTCGCCGGATGCGGGCAGCAAAAGAGAGATGGAGAACCTCGCATTTTAGTATTTTCCAAGACTGCCGGCTTTCGGCACAGCAGTATAGAAACGGGTGCTAAAGCCATCATGAAAATGGGAGAAGAAAAAGGATTCACCGTTGATACTACTGAAAACTCCGCAGTGTTCAATGACGACAGCCTTAAAAAATATTCCGCAATTATTTTCCTCAATACCACGGGCGATATCCTGGACGCTTCCCAGGAAGCATCCTTTGAGCGCTATATCCAGGCAGGCGGCGGTTTTTTCGGTGTCCATTCTGCAACGGATACGGAATACGACTGGAAATGGTACGGCAAACTGGTAGGCGCTTATTTCCTGTCTCACCCGCAAATACAGGACGCACGGCTGGTAAGGCATGCCACCCCTGATTTCCCGGAGCTGGACAGCCTTCCGCAGGAATGGAAACACAGCGACGAATGGTATAATTTCAGGGAAGTGCCTTCCCATGTGAATGTCCTGGTGAACATTGACGAGGCCAGCTATGAAGGAGGTTCCAACGGGGAAAATCATCCTATGGTATGGTACCATGAATACGACGGCGGCAGGGCCTTTTTCATGGGAATGGGCCACAGGGAAGAATCCTATGCCCTTCCCGCCATACAGAAACTCTTATATTCCGGTATCCAATACGCCATCGGCGACAACCGGGAGCTGGATTATTCCAGGGCCAGAACGCTCCTGCCCCCCGACGAGGACCGTTTCAGCAAAGTAGTGCTTGGCCGGGGCCTGGACGAACCAACCGAACTAACCATTTTACCAGACAATAACATTTTAATCGCCGAGCGAAAAGGCGGTTTGAAATACTACGACGCCCAGTCGAAAACGCTGAAGGAAATAGCGCGGCTGGAGGTTTACCATCATACGGATGTTCCGAATGTGAACGTGGAAATGGGCTTCATGGGCATCCAGGCCGACCCGGATTACGAAAACAATCATTGGGTATACGCCTATTATTCGCCTCTGGAAGGCCCTTCAGTGGACCGCCTTTCCCGCTTTAAATTCCAGGACGGCAAATGGGATATGGAATCCGAGCAAGTGATCCTTGACGTGGCTACCACCAGGGATATCTGCTGCCATACCGGTGGTTCCATTGCCTTTGATGCACAGGGGAACCTTTATCTGTCAACAGGCGATAACAGTACTCCTTTTGACGAGCCGGCAGTGGACGGGAAAAAGCCGCCCTATAATTCGCATGGATTCGCCCCCCTGGACGACCGGCCCGGCCTGGAACAATATGACGGCCGCCGAGCCCCCGGCAACAGCAATGACCTCCGTGGTAAGGTCCTGCGCATAAAAGTGCAGGAAGACGGCAGCTATACCATTCCCGAAGGCAACTTATTTGAGCCGGGAAATGAAAAAGCGCGGCCGGAAATTTATGTAATGGGGAACCGTAATCCTTACCGCATATCAGTAGACCAGAAAACCGGGTTTTTATACTGGGGCGAAGTAGGGCCGGATGCAAGGGGAGACAGCCTGGCAACCCGCGGCCCCAGGGGCTATGATGAAGTGAACCAGGCGCGTGCCGCCGGGAACTTCGGCTGGCCATACTTCATTGCCGATAACCAGGCCTACTGGCAGTACGATTACAGCACGGGAGAGTCCCAGTTCCAGTTTAACCCGGAACACCCCGTAAATAATTCAAGGAACAATACGGGACTCAAAGAGCTTCCTCCCGCCCAGCCCGCTTTTATCTGGTACCCTTATGATGAGTCAAAGCACTTTCCTATCGTGGGATCCGGCGGGCGGACGGCGATGGCGGGCCCGGTTTATTATCCCGAATCCTATCCGGAAGCCACCCGTTTACCGGAATACTATAAAGGCAAGCTGTTCATTTACGAATGGATCCGGAACTGGATCATGGTGGTCACCATGGATGAGCAAGGCGACCTGATGCGCATAGAGCCTTTTATGGAAGGCACGAAGTTCTTCAGCATCAATGATATGGAAATAGGGCCTGACGGAAGGATCTATTTCGTGGAATACGGGACCGGATGGTTCACCCAGAATGAGAATTCCAGCCTGTCGGTCATTGAGTATAATGGCGGCAACCGGCCGCCGGTTGCGGAATTGAGCATTGAGAATACCAGCGGGCAAACACCGCTTACGGTAAGCCTGGATGCCGGGGAATCCTCCGATCCGGACGGAGACGCCCTCCAATACACCTGGATAATCAATGAAAAAGAAGTCACTACCACCAGCGAGCCCGAATGGACGACAGAGCTGAAGGAACCCGGGCAATACAGCCTTTCAGTGAAGATCAGCGACGGGAAGGGAGAAACAGCCGCCAGCCAGCCTTATACGGTAGTGGCGGGGAATAACCGCCCGGAAGTAAGCATCCGTTTTGAAGGCAACAGCCAGTATTACTTCAAAAATAAGCCCGTTCGGTACTCGGTAAGCGTTACCGACGCGGAAGACGGAAGCCTCGGAGAGAAATCCATTGACGCCGGACAGGTGCTGGTACAGAAAGACTACCTGACCAGCCCCGACAAAGCAGCGACCACCCTGGGCCATCAGCAATTTGCTAATCCTGCCCTGGAAGCGCAGGCGGTAATGTCCAACCTGGATTGTGCAGCCTGTCACAAAACGGACGAAGTATCGGTGGGCCCTTCATTTATGCAGGTATCCCAAAAATACAAGGGCCAGGATAACGCGGTAGATTACCTGGCGGGAAAGATCATCAGCGGCGGAAGCGGCGTTTGGGGAGAAGTGTCCATGCCGGCCCACCCCACACTCGCCAGCAAGGATGCAAAAACGATCGCTACCTGGATCAAGAGCCTTTCCGGTGAAAAAACCGGACCTGCTTCCCTTCCGGCGCAGGGCTCCTTCGTTCCTTCCAACGAATTCAAGTTAACGGACCAGGGAATGGTCGCCCTCTTTGCTTCCTATACGGATAAGAGCGCCTCAGGTTCCCTTGCCCTTACCGGCAATTCTACGGTTTACCTGAGAAGCCCCTTCCTGCCGGCTCCCGATGCAGCTACGCTTGAAGGGCTAACCAAAGGGGAACATGAAGGTAAATCCTTTGCCCTCGTCGGGGGCAATACAGGCTCCCTGGCTTATGAGAAGGTGGATCTTACCGGGGTAGCTAAAGTGCGGATCCATTATGCCGTACTTGGAGAAAATAAGGAGGGCTGGACCATCAGACTGGAAGCAGGCAATGCGGGAACAATAGCCGAAGGCGTCATTGGACGCGGTGAAACTCCCATGAAGCCCCAGTCCACGGTATTGACCATTAAAGAGAGCGGAATGATCGAAAACCTTCGCGTGAGCATTCAGAACAACCAGGGCGAGGTCGTACAGCTTGCCCTCTCAGGTTTTGAGTGGATGCCTGAATAA